The sequence below is a genomic window from Tautonia marina.
GGGCGTCGAGGCAAGCGAGGTAATCGGCCGTCACGCGCTCGGCCAGGTCCTTGACGGTCGTGCCTTCGGCGTTGGCCTGAACGATGAGCTTGTCGTCGACGTCGGTGATGTTCACCACCCAGGTCACGTCGTAGCCGCTATGGACGAGGAACCGCTTGATCGTGTCGAAGATCACCGGCCCGACCATGTGGCCGATGTGGCTGTTCGAGTAAACCGTCGGCCCGCAGACGTACATGCCCACCTTGCCGGGGACGACGGTCTGAAGCGGTTCCTTGGTCTGGGTCAAGGTGTTGTAAACGCGGATGGGCATGGTCGTGGTCGTTCCGATCGAGGTTCGCTCGGCGGGCCAGTCGGGCGCCGCGAGAGGTCGTCAGAGGGGATCTTCTTTGTTGGCTCGGAGCGAAGGTATCAGCCAGAGGATAATTATGAGCATCACTCGGGGGATCATGACCAGGAGCAGGTAGGCCGCTCCGTATATCCCGGCGATCAGCAAGCCGCCCAACACCAGGATACCGAACGCGCCGAGGACGGAAATCTCCTGTTCCCCGGCCAGGGAGAGGACCGTCTCCCGGACGATCGCCAAGGCGAGGGCAAGGGCTGCGATGAAGACCATCAGCCGAGCGATGGAGCGCTGGGAGCGTCGTCGCCTGGTCTCACCGATCCGGGAGGACATGGGGAGTTGCTCGCTTCGGTCCTCGGGTTAGGTGCTCCGGTCTTCGACTCGTTCGACCAAAACGATCGCTTCGCAGCTCATCGCCTCGGAGCGGCCGATCGGGCCGACATGCTCGCCGGTCTTGGCCTTCACGTTCACGGCGTCTTCGGGGAGGCCGATCAACCGGGCGACATTAGCACGAATGGCGGGCTTGTGGTCGAGCAGCTTCGGGCGCTGGGCGTGGATCACGAGGTCGCAGTTGACCGCTTGCCAGCCGGCCGAAGCGACTCGGGACACGACCTCGGCCAGCAGTTTGCCGCTGTCGAGCCCTTCGTGCTGAGGGTCGGTGTCGGGAAAGATCTCGCCGATGTCGCCGAGCGCCGCGGCCCCGAGCAAGGCGTCGGCCACGGCATGCAAGACGATGTCGGCGTCGGAATGCCCGGCCAGGCCGCGGTCGAAGTCGATCCGCACGCCTCCGAGGATCAAGGGCCGCCCCTCAACCAGGCGATGAGTGTCGTGACCAATCCCGACGCGCACGGCTGAACCTCCTTCGGCAAAAGGAGTATCGTACCGCACGACGCATTGCCTCGCTATCCCGCCCGAGCGGAAGCCTGACCTGACACTTTTCGCCGCCTCGGTCTGCGCCGACCTGGCTTGCAACACGTCGTACAATGGAGCAGTCGGGTCTTCCACGGCCTTCGAATCGTCCATCGAGGAGCGAGCGAATGACGATCAGCGCACTCGTGCTGGCGGTTCTGGTGCTGGGGCAAACCCCGGGCGATCCGGAACCGCTGGGGGATCGGGAGATCGAAGAACTGGTCGAGTCGGCCCGCCGCCGCTTCCGGCAACTATCCCTCGACCGCGAGGATCGCGGGCAGTTCGCCCTCGACGTGGCCGACCGGATCGACTCGGCCGCCCGAGCCGAACCGACCGCCGGCCTTCGAGCCGCCCGGTGGAGCCGGGCGGTCGCCTTGCTCGACGAGTTCCTCCAGAGCGATCCGACCCACCCGCTGGCGCTTTCGATCGCCCTGCAAGCCGGGGTCTACCGATGGGCCGAGGGGCATACCTGGGCCTTGCAGTTCGAGCGATCGCCGGGCGACACCGGCGCGAAGGCCGAGGGGATCAAGGCCCTTGACGACGCCATCGCCCGGCTTCGCCGCCTCTGGACCGAGACCAATCGACTCCCCGACAGCGAACTGACGGCCCAGAACATTCGGTTCCGGTACGCCCAGGCGCTGGTCAATCGGGCCGACCTGGAAGACGACCCCGGCATCGCCCTCGACTTTCGGCAGCAGGCCCTCGGCAGGCTGCGGGGCCTGCCCATCGTCCCCCCTCTGGGAGGCCATGTCGCCTTGTTGAAAGCCCGGCTCCTGGTCGAGACGGGCCAGGTTCGGGAGGCCGAGCAAGCCTTTGCCGAAGCCGAAAATCAAGACGGCCCGAGCGAGGCCGACCGGGTCGATACGAAGGTCGCCATCCTGCTGGCCGACAAACAGTTCGACGAGGCCATCGCGTTCATCGATGGCTCCGAACTGGATCGACCTTCGAAGGATTTCCGAGCAGTCCGGGTTCGGGCTCGCCAGTGGATCAATCTCTTTCCCGGCCCAAAGCGCTCGGAGGTCGAGGCCGACGCGATCACCCGAGTCCGACGGCTTCGCCTGGCCGAACACCCCGATGCCAACGCCGCGCTGGCCAGCCTGGCCGCCACGATTGTCGAGCCCGACGACCGAGACGACCCCGGCCTCTGGGAATTGATGGCCGAAGGACACCTGGCCCTCGGCGATGTGAGTCAGGCCGTTCGGCTCAGCCAGGCCGGAGCCGAGCATGCCGATCGCCTGGGAGACCTCGAACGCGCCTGGGTCATGCGCTACCGAGCCGCGGCCTTGCTCGTCCGCGCCGGCCGCACGGCCGAGGCGGTCGAGGCCCTCGCGCCGATCGCCAGGCAGGCCCAGGACTCCGACAGTCCGGCCCCGACCGATCAGCGCTCCAACGCGAGCCTTTTGTACGCACTGGCGCTGGGACGACTCGCCTCGACTCCCGGACAGGGTGGAACGGTGCGAGCCTCCTACGAAGCCGCGCTGGAAGACCACATCGCGGCTTTTCCGGACGATCCGACCGCCTCGGAGGCCCGCTGGATTCTCGGACAGCTTCGGGCCTCGGCCGGCAAGGAACGGGAGGCGATCGCCTTCTGGAGTGAGATTCCGGCCGGGCACCCCCGATGGCGAGAGGCCCGGCTCGCCGTGGTGGAGACTCACCGCGAGGCCGTCGCTTCCCTGCTGCTCGCCGACCGGACCCGAGAGGCCCGTGACCGTCTGATCGAGGCCCGAACCGCCCTCGAAACCGCTCGGGACGAGGCCACCGAGCCGACCGACCGCAACGCCCTCGACCTGGCTCGGGCCGAGCTGGAACTGACGCCCGGCCTCGGATCGGCGGAGGAGGCGCTCAAGCTCCTGGATCGCCTGGTCGCCACCGAGGTTCTGGCCGACCGTCGCGACCGGGCCCGACGGCTCCGGATTGTTGCTCAGGCCCTCGCGTCTCACGCAACCGACGCAGAACGCAACGCCCGGGCCGAGCTGGAGCAATCCGAACCGGAAGAGATCGTCGAGCTGGCCATTCAACTCGACCGAGCCGCGGCCTCCTTGTCCGATCCGGCCCGCCGCAGTGTTTCGGCGATCTCCCGGTTGCTGACGGAGCGGCTCCTCTCACAGGTGAATACCCTTGACCCCGACCTCCGGGCCCGGGCCCGGATCATTCGCATTCGAGGGCAAATCGACATGGGCGACCTCGACGGAGCCCGTCGAGCAGCCGAATCGTGGTCGGCTGACCTCGATCCCGCTCGACTGCCAGCCGAGTTGATCGCCCCGCTGGCCGACGCGCTCGACCGCCTCGGCCTCTATTATCAGGCGGCCGATGCCCACCGCGCCGTGATTGCCGCCAGCACCCCCGGCGCCTCCCAATGGCTCGAAGCCCGTTACGGCCTGGCCGTAGCCTATTACCGAACCGATCGACCCAACGAGGCTCGTCGCCTGATCGACGGCACGATGGCCCTTCATCCCGACCTCGGCGGCAACAACGACCTCCGCGAACGCTTCCTCCGCCTCCGCCGTCGCCTCCAATCCCCCTGAGATTGAGGTCATTGAAGACCAAACGGCGGATTTGAGTTTGCGCCCCTGGGAACTTACTGTTGCCCGAGCAGGTAGCGGCCGAATCCCGACCGGACGCGCGACCCCGTGGACGGATCGATCGTCATGCGGGTCGGAACCAGGGTCGTATCGGGATACTGCGCCGGGTTCGTGTACTCGTAGGAAATCCCCGACGAGGTCGGCCGGAGGACCCCATCGTAGCCTCGGGAATAGGTCACGACCTCGGTCGGCAACGACCGAAGCCTCGAAAACGGCCCATACAGCGACATGCTCCCGTACGAGGTGGGCAGGTCGGCGGGCGAATATCCTCCGCCGGTGTTGTACCCCGATCGAATGATCAAGGTCGGGTCGGGACGGAAGGTTCCCAGATACGGCGAACGGGTCACGGTCGGCACGGGCACCGACGGCACGATCACGGCCGAGGTCGGCGCGGCGACCGGCACTCCCGTCACAACCGGAACGGCCGATCGCACGCGGCGTCCTCCCGCCTCGACGCTGGGACTCGTGGCGATCAGGAGCAGCGCAGCCCCGACCGCCAGCTTCAAGGGTGTTCGAATCATGGTGCAAACTCCGAGTTGCGATCGCGAAGGTGAGAACGTTCCTCTGCTTGAGGAACTTTACCACGCAATTTGACCCGACCCCGGAATGATCGGCACGATCGATGCGGAGATCTCCCGATCGACCGGCCCGTTGACCCGTCCGTCGCTGGCCGGTTCAATCAATCAGAGGAACCGTCCGGGCTCTCGTGCCACGATCCCGGCCCGAACCCCTCAATCGAACCCACGACCGACGCAAAGGGGACCTGATCCATGCCCACGCGATCGCGAATTGGCGGCTCTTCCCGCATGCTGGCCGCGGCCTTCCTCCTGATCGGCGCAGCCTCGGCCCCAGCCGTTGCCGGAGAGATGGTCGAGTTCAAGAACCCGATGGGAGGGACCACGAAAGGCTATCTCGCCCTTCCCGAAGGGGATGGCAAGGCTCCGGCGATTCTGGTCATTCAGGAGTGGTGGGGCCTGACCGACTGGATCAAGCAGAACGCCGACCGCATGGCCGGTCTCGGCTACGTCGCCCTGGCGGTTGACCTCTACGACGGCAAGGCGACCGACGACCCCGGCGAGGCTCACGAGCTGATGCGAGCGCTCGACCCGAGCGAAGGAGTCGGCCACCTCAAAGGGGCGATCGAATACCTTCAGGCTCACGACCGGGTCGATCAGGACCGAAAGGTTGCCGCGATCGGCTGGTGCATGGGGGGCATGTACGCCCGACTGATCGCCCAGCAGTCCGACGCCATCGGCCCGACCACCATCTGCTACGGCAGCGTCTCGATCGAGCCGGAGCAGATTGAAGCCCTCGCCGGTCGCCCGGTGCTCGGCATCTTCGGGGCTCAGGATCGCGGCATCCCTTCCGACCGGGTTCGCCAGGTCTTCGAGGGCCTGAAGAAGGCCGGCTCCACCGTCGATCTGCACATTTACGACAGCGCCGGGCACGCCTTCATGCGCCCCGGTGGCAACCAGTACGTGGAAGACGCCGCCGACGACGCCTGGCAACAGATCGCCGAGTTCCTCGCCGAGCATCACCCAGTCGAAGGCTGATCGCATTCCCCGCCACGTCTCGCACCACAAACCGGGAGCCGAGGGCAATCTTGCGTTCCTCGACTCCCGGTTTCTCTGCGCGATTCGCGTTGATTGGCGACACTCACTCGGCCCGAGCGATCGTCAGTTCATCTTCGGGGACCGAGGGCTCGGGAACCGCAATCGCATCGGAGGGGGCTCGGAGCGATTCGAGGAACCGAATCAACGCCCCTTGATCCTCGTCCGAAAGCCTTTTGAACGCTTTTGACACCGGCAGGGCATCCCCCTTGTGCCGCTCGATCGCGTGGCGGAGCGTTGGGCTGCTGCCGTCGTGGAAGTACGGGGCCGAATCGGCCACCCCCCAAAGGGGAGGCGTCCGCCACTCCTCGGCGTCCGGGTGTTCTCGGGGAATCGGAACGCCGGTCAGCACGTCGCTGTACGCATAGCCGGCCTCGCGATCGACGAGACGATGGAGGAGGAAATCACTGTACACCCCCGTCACGCCCCCCAGCTCGGGCACATGACAGATGGCGCATCCGACCTGCTCGAACAGCAACCTGCCGTGTTCGACCTCGGCCTTGCCCTTCGGATCGCTCGGGACGAATTCCTCGGGACGGGGCAACGTTTCGACAAACGATACGAGCGAACGGAATTGCGAACGGTCCAGATCGGGCGGCATGTCGGGGTAGGGGATGTCGACTCTCGGCTTGGCCTGCTCCATGTGAGGATTTCCCAGGCCCAGCTCGTTCGAGCAGGCGGCCGCCACAAATTCCTCAAGCGTGGCAAACTGAGCCTTCCAGCCGAACTTTCCGACCCGGCCATCGGGCAAGACTCGGTAGCGTCCGGGAGGCATGGTGTTGAAATCGGAACTCAGCTCCCGGCCCATCGTCTTCAGCGATGCCGCCAGGTTGCGCCGGGTGATGCTCCGAGCCGAGATTCGGTCGATCCAACCCGCGCCGAAAAGAGCCGTGGAGTTCACCTGCTCGGTCTTCACCGGGTCGAAATCCCGGACGAGCACATAGCATCCATTGGTGATCCGGATCGCATCGGGGACGATCGGGAACAGCGCTCGAAGGTGCGACACATCTTCAAGGTAGTGGTTCTCGACGGCGAACTTGTGAACAAGCCCTCCTTCGATCTCAGGCCGGGTATGGGTCGGTTTCGCCTCGAAGGCCAGCACGTTGAACTCATTCGAACCGCCACCGCCAACGCCCCCCTGGAAGTGGCATTCGACACACGACCGCGCATTGAAGACCGGCCCCAGCCCGTCGGCCTGGGCGATCGGGTCGTGCGGCAGCCACTCGTGAACGAACAGAGCGTGACCGGCTTCCTTCTGCTCGGCACTCGCCCGAGGCCCCCACATCACCGGCATGCCCGGCGCGGCGATCCAGCCGATCACCCCAACCGCCATCACCGCCAATCCCAGGCCGACCCGCCGCCTCCCCCTCGCCAGATCGTTCCGATGCATCGCGGCTCCTCCCTCGCGGCTCACTTCCGGATCCGCACCGCGGGAACGCTCCCACGGCAACCTCTGACAAGTGTAGAACGAGGTCGTGTGGGAATCAAGTCCGGTTTCCTTCGGCGCGACTCGGCAGGGCTAAGACGCATCGCCCCCGATCAGGAGGATGAGACGGAAGGGAGATCCCTCACATGCTCACCCTCGCGATCGGCGATCAGTCGATTGCTCAACGTAAGGTGGCCAATCAGGCGATCAGCTCTCGGAGCCGTTTGACGTGCCGGGGGATGGCGGTCATCGGGTCTTCGGCCGCCTCGTATTCGAGGACGACGTAGCCGGAATAGTTCACATCGCGGAGGATCTGGATCAATCGGGCGAGGTCCGCCTCCTCTTTTGGTCCGCCGGAACGGGAGATTTCCGTCTTCACCTGCACGTTGACCGCGTAGGGGGCGATCCGGGCCAGATCGCCGTACGGGTCCTCGGTGCGGAAATTGCCGGTGTCGAGGTTCACGGCGAAGTACGGATGATCGATGGCTTCGATCAGCGTCAGCATCTGATCACTCGTTGCGGTGATCCCGCCGTGATTTTCGAGAGCCAGGAACACTCCCTTTTCGGCGGCGTAAGGGAGAACCTCCTTGAAGCCTTCAATCGCCCGAGCCACGGCGACCTCCTCCGTCTCTCCCCGAGGGGTCCGACCGGCGAAGACGCGAATCATCGGGGCATTGAGCACCGCCGCGCGATCGATCCAGGTGCGGGCCAGGTCGAGCTGAGCCTCTCGATCCGGACCGGGAGCGACACAAAAATCGTTGCCGATCGCCGTCCCGGAGATGTCCAGTCCGCGCAGGAAGGCATGGCGACGCAGGTTGCTCAGCAGTTCGTTCGAGACATCGCTCGGGAAGTAGTATGAGGTCGGCTCGATGGCATCGAGCGCCATGTCGGCGGCCAGATCGGCGAAGTCGAACAGGTCCATCGTCGGCGAGTCGCCGGTGAGGAACTGCCGGTACGAGTAGGCGGCGATGCTCAACTTCAGGTGGCTGGGGCGCGTGCGAGGGATCGGGTCGATGGCCCGAGCAGAAGGCAGGGCAACCGGGCCAAGGGCCGAGGCGGCCGCGGCCATCGCGGCACCGCCGAGCAAGGAGCGTCGGGTGATCGAGGTCATGGAGAGCGAGCCTCCGGTCGTGAAGCCGTTTTCGATCGCCGGTCCGGCAGGCGATCCACGCCTTCCAGCGTAGAGGCTTCGCCTGCCGAACGCTACCGGTTCACGCCTCCGACCGAGGCATCACCCATCGACCGATTGTTCCATGACCATCGGCACCCCCGACGTTGCGAGGGGGGCGTCAGCCTGGTGCTGGGCCTGATCCGATTCCTGACGGTCCGCCGACGCCTCCGCCGACCGCACAATGCTCTGCGCCATTCCCGAAAAGATGAACAGGTGAGCCGGGAGGCACGCATACCAGTAGAGCTTGCCAAGGATTCCCGACGGCTTGAAATAGGCCGTCTGGATCAAGCTCGACCGCTGAGCTTCCAGGCGTTCCACCCGAAATTCGAGCCAGGCATCCCCCGGCACCCGCATCTCGGCATGAAGCAGGAGACGATGGCCGGGAACGAAGTCCTCGACGCGCCAGAAGTCGATCGCGTCTCCAATGTAAATCTCCACCGGGTCGCGCCGCCCGCGTCGCAGGCCGACACCGCCGACGATTCGATCCATCGCCCCCCGGAGCCACCAGAGGAAATTCCCGTAGTAATAGCCAGTCGATCCGCCAATGCGCTGCACACGATCGAAGAGGACCGATGACGATGCCTCGGCTTCAACCCGCTGCACATCACGCAGGGGGAACCGCTCCGGGTCGAACTGAGGACGACGTAGCAAGGCCGCGCGGCTGGGCAAGGCAGCATTGGCCCATCGAGTCGAGACGTTGTTCTCGTGAACCTTGTCCATCGCGCGCTGAACCGCTTCGCCGAACGGGGTCAGGGGGATGGGGACCAGGTCTCGAATGCGGTTGTTATGACAGATCACCTCCGCCCGCAAGCCCTCGACCAGCGGAAAGGCCAGCGCTGCAGGAATGGGCGTAA
It includes:
- the ispF gene encoding 2-C-methyl-D-erythritol 2,4-cyclodiphosphate synthase; amino-acid sequence: MRVGIGHDTHRLVEGRPLILGGVRIDFDRGLAGHSDADIVLHAVADALLGAAALGDIGEIFPDTDPQHEGLDSGKLLAEVVSRVASAGWQAVNCDLVIHAQRPKLLDHKPAIRANVARLIGLPEDAVNVKAKTGEHVGPIGRSEAMSCEAIVLVERVEDRST
- a CDS encoding dienelactone hydrolase family protein; translated protein: MPTRSRIGGSSRMLAAAFLLIGAASAPAVAGEMVEFKNPMGGTTKGYLALPEGDGKAPAILVIQEWWGLTDWIKQNADRMAGLGYVALAVDLYDGKATDDPGEAHELMRALDPSEGVGHLKGAIEYLQAHDRVDQDRKVAAIGWCMGGMYARLIAQQSDAIGPTTICYGSVSIEPEQIEALAGRPVLGIFGAQDRGIPSDRVRQVFEGLKKAGSTVDLHIYDSAGHAFMRPGGNQYVEDAADDAWQQIAEFLAEHHPVEG
- a CDS encoding di-heme oxidoredictase family protein; the encoded protein is MHRNDLARGRRRVGLGLAVMAVGVIGWIAAPGMPVMWGPRASAEQKEAGHALFVHEWLPHDPIAQADGLGPVFNARSCVECHFQGGVGGGGSNEFNVLAFEAKPTHTRPEIEGGLVHKFAVENHYLEDVSHLRALFPIVPDAIRITNGCYVLVRDFDPVKTEQVNSTALFGAGWIDRISARSITRRNLAASLKTMGRELSSDFNTMPPGRYRVLPDGRVGKFGWKAQFATLEEFVAAACSNELGLGNPHMEQAKPRVDIPYPDMPPDLDRSQFRSLVSFVETLPRPEEFVPSDPKGKAEVEHGRLLFEQVGCAICHVPELGGVTGVYSDFLLHRLVDREAGYAYSDVLTGVPIPREHPDAEEWRTPPLWGVADSAPYFHDGSSPTLRHAIERHKGDALPVSKAFKRLSDEDQGALIRFLESLRAPSDAIAVPEPSVPEDELTIARAE
- a CDS encoding sugar phosphate isomerase/epimerase family protein, which translates into the protein MTSITRRSLLGGAAMAAAASALGPVALPSARAIDPIPRTRPSHLKLSIAAYSYRQFLTGDSPTMDLFDFADLAADMALDAIEPTSYYFPSDVSNELLSNLRRHAFLRGLDISGTAIGNDFCVAPGPDREAQLDLARTWIDRAAVLNAPMIRVFAGRTPRGETEEVAVARAIEGFKEVLPYAAEKGVFLALENHGGITATSDQMLTLIEAIDHPYFAVNLDTGNFRTEDPYGDLARIAPYAVNVQVKTEISRSGGPKEEADLARLIQILRDVNYSGYVVLEYEAAEDPMTAIPRHVKRLRELIA
- a CDS encoding SDR family oxidoreductase — encoded protein: MKRILVTGASGYIGGRLIPMLLERGYSVRCLARDPKKLEGRPWTHQVEIVAGDVLDPESLRRALEGCSVAYYLVHAMMAGERSFVDRDRTAASNFAEAAEQAGLERIIYLGGLGRRADHLSDHLASRQEVGDILRGGSVPVTELRAAMIIGSGSASFEMMRALVKRLPVMICPRWVRTRNQPIAVRDVLAYLVGCLEQPKTAYGIFDIGGPDVLTYKDMMIRYAAMQGLRRRIVVVPVLTPRLSAYWINLVTPIPAALAFPLVEGLRAEVICHNNRIRDLVPIPLTPFGEAVQRAMDKVHENNVSTRWANAALPSRAALLRRPQFDPERFPLRDVQRVEAEASSSVLFDRVQRIGGSTGYYYGNFLWWLRGAMDRIVGGVGLRRGRRDPVEIYIGDAIDFWRVEDFVPGHRLLLHAEMRVPGDAWLEFRVERLEAQRSSLIQTAYFKPSGILGKLYWYACLPAHLFIFSGMAQSIVRSAEASADRQESDQAQHQADAPLATSGVPMVMEQSVDG